The Bryobacteraceae bacterium genomic sequence GCGCCACGAAGCCATCTTTGTCGATGGCCGCGCCCATCGCGTCGGCGGTGATCACCTGCTGCATCGCCTCCACTTCCACGATGTGCACGTAGTAGTAACGCCCGCCGTAGTTGGTGGGCGCCTGCACCTCCGCCCAGACGTCTTTACCGTCGCGGCGCACCTTCATCACACTCACGGTGTCGTTCGAAAACACCACCTCGCCGCCCACGGCCTTGATCGCGTTTTCGTAGTTCCGCTTGATGGCGAGCCCGCCAGGATGCGCTTTCGGATCGATCAGGTAGTAGTTGGTCCGCGTGTACTTGCCTTCGATCGGCGTCGGGGGCTTGGTGCGGAACTTGTACGCCGCGAACGCCTGGGTCTGCTGGTTGCTGATGAAGTAGCCCGGCATCCGCGTGGGAAACAGGGCCGGATCCTCACTGCCGCGGAAATCCTTGGGGTGCTTTTGGGCGAGCAGAGACACGGCGAACGCAATGAAAACAATTACCCTCATGAATTGGAGACCTCATGAAAGAGTCTACACGACTCTCAATTCATGTCGCCAATCTGGCTATGGCTGCGCGGGTATCATCGCCGGCGGACGACTGACCTTGCCGGCCATCGCCTCGACGACATCAATGTCGTATACCTTGAGCG encodes the following:
- a CDS encoding OmpA family protein, which gives rise to MRVIVFIAFAVSLLAQKHPKDFRGSEDPALFPTRMPGYFISNQQTQAFAAYKFRTKPPTPIEGKYTRTNYYLIDPKAHPGGLAIKRNYENAIKAVGGEVVFSNDTVSVMKVRRDGKDVWAEVQAPTNYGGRYYYVHIVEVEAMQQVITADAMGAAIDKDGFVALDIHFATGKADILPESKPTVDEIVALLKKRTDLKVGVEGHTDNTGTADGNLALSKARAKSVAAALVAGGITAARLTPEGFGQTRPIADNRTEDGRAKNRRVEIVKK